In Struthio camelus isolate bStrCam1 chromosome 4, bStrCam1.hap1, whole genome shotgun sequence, a genomic segment contains:
- the LOC138067015 gene encoding OCIA domain-containing protein 1-like: protein MEAGQGPGGGEVGEPAENSVPKPYVPTEEERRLLKECGEESARYRAFPLAAASMLATSLLIRKGVLRDNSRFGSLTKLHVIAGTCGYLAGKISYLPICSEKFKKLKDSPIGDVLRQAQRHSSHNRSSRKSEFSDMPSQSFTEPSSQRPGSPLSSNYSDDYSSTDRALSSYEPVPFSASLNESSPTGITDYTVQDPAPVPEEGRKKKGISYEELRNKHRETYEVMLPAKAETKFSQEKPVKEVKVNKYGDTWDE from the exons aTGGAGGCCGGGCAGGGTCCTGGCGGTGGGGAGGTCGGCGAGCCGGCCGAG AATTCGGTACCTAAGCCTTATGTGCCAACAGAGGAGGAAAGGCGACTCCTCAAGGAATGCGGCGAGGAGAGTGCCCGATACAGAG cttTTCCTTTGGCTGCAGCGAGCATGCTTGCCACTAGTCTCTTGATTAGGAAAg GTGTTCTAAGAGATAATTCGAGATTTGGCTCTCTTACTAAGTTGCATGTAA ttGCTGGAACGTGTGGCTACCTGGCTGGAAAGATATCCTACTTGCCAATCTGCAGCGAGAAATTTAAGAAACTGAAGGATTCCCCAATAGGAGATGTTCTACGACAAGCTCAGAGACATAGTTCGCATAA ccgTTCCAGTCGGAAGTCTGAATTTTCAGACATGCCTTCTCAGTCATTTACTGAACCTTCTTCTCAAAGGCCTGGGTCTCCACTTTCTTCTAATTATTCAGATGATTACAGTTCAACAGATAGAGCGCTCTCTAGTTATGAACCTGTTCCATTCAGTGCTTCCCTGAATGAGTCTTCACCTACAGGAATTACTGATTACACTGTGCAAG atccTGCTCCAGTTCCAGAAGAAGGTcgtaaaaaaaaaggcatctcgtATGAGGAATTAAGAAATAAACACAGAGAGACGTATGAGGTGATGTTACCAGCAAAGGCAGAAACCAAGTTTTCACAGGAAAAGCCAGTTAAAGAAG ttAAAGTAAATAAGTATGGAGATACCTGGGATGAGTAA
- the LOC138067014 gene encoding OCIA domain-containing protein 2-like — translation MTEATSSEITHEENKTAPLKQARWPMFYCPISQTPEIAKIREECKKESFWYRALPLSLGSMLVTQGLVSKGIFSASPRFGSLPKVAIAGVLGFAVGKMSYVGECQKKFQKAGIVPFGPSKKRHCHHTCKECEAKSGSNEKGDLMPSAS, via the exons ATGACAGAGGCAACATCTTCTGAAATAACccatgaggaaaataaaacagctccACTAAAGCAAGCTAGATGG CCAATGTTTTATTGCCCCATCTCACAAACTCCAGAAATTGCAAAGATCCGTGAAGAATGCAAAAAGGAAAGTTTCTGGTACAGAG ctctTCCTTTGTCTCTTGGGAGCATGCTTGTCACCCAGGGCCTAGTCTCAAAAG GCATTTTCTCAGCAAGCCCAAGATTTGGATCGTTACCTAAGGTAGCAA TTGCCGGCGTCCTGGGTTTTGCCGTTGGAAAGATGTCATACGTAGGAGAATGCCAAAAAAAGTTCCAGAAAGCTGGTATTGTACCCTTTGGTCCATCAAAGAAAAG GCATTGTCATCATACCTGCAAAGAGTGCGAAGCAAAATCGGGATCAAATGAGAAAGGAGATCTAATGCCTTCAGCATCTTAA